The DNA segment GGTGGCAGGCCGAAGTCGTCCACCCCGATGGGGTTGATGGTGAATTGGCCGGTGGTGGCCCCGGGAATGGTGAAGCCGTCCAGGTGGACGGGATTGATGGTGAGCCCGGGCACGGTGAAGTCGTCCAACTCGATGGCCGGGATGGTGACCTGGGGCAGGGTGATCGGTGGCAGGCCGAATTGGTCCACCCCGATGGGGTTGATGGTGAATTGGCCGGTGGTGGCCCCGGGAATGGTGAAGCCGCCCAGGTGGACGGGATCGATGGTGAGCTTGGGCACGGCGAAGTCGTCCAACTCGATGGCCGGGATGGTGATGTCGGGCAGGGTGATCGGTGGCAAGCCGAATTGGTCCACCCCGATGGGCTTGATGGTGAATTCGTCGGTGGTGATGCCGGGAATGGTGAAGCCGCCCAGGTGGACGGGATTGATGGTGAGCTTGGGCACGGCGAAGTCGCCCAACTCGATGGCCGGGATGGTGATGTCGGGCAGGGTGATCGGTGGCAAGCCGAATTGGTCCACCCCGATGGGGTCGATGGTGAATTCGTCGGTGGTGATGCCGGGAAGGGTGAAGCCGCCCAGGTGGACGGGATTGATGGTGAGCTTGGGCACGGTGAAGTCGCCCAACTCGATGGCCGGGATGGTGACCTGGGGCAGGGTGATCGGTGGCAGGCCGAATCGGTCCACCCCGATGGGGTCGATGGTGAATTCGTCGGTGGTGATGCCGGGAAGGGTGAAGCCGCCCAGGTGGACGGGATCGATGGTGAGCTCGGGCACGGTGAAGTCGCCCAACTCGATGGCCGGGATGGTGACCTGGGGCAGGGTGATCGGTGGCAGGCCGAAGCCGTCCACCCCGATGGGGTCGATGGTGAATTCGTCGGTGGTGATGCCGGGAAGGGTGAAGCCGCCCAGGTGGACGGGATCGATGGTGAGCTCGGGCACGGTGAAGTCGCCCAACTCGATGGCCGGGATGGTGACCTGGGGCAGGGTGATCGGTGGCAGGCCGAAGCCGTCCACCCCGATGGAGTTGATGGTGAATTCGCCGGTGGTGATGCCGGAAATGGTGAAGGCGCCAAGAGTGACGGGCGGAATCTCGATTTGCGGCAGGGTAATCGACGGAAGACCAAAGCCGTGGATTTTAAACCCGTCGATAGTGATTGCCATTATACTCAAGTTGGGGGTAAAGAAGCCAGGGGAGACGCTAATCTTCTTAAGCACGAAGAAGGCTTCGCCGTTAAAGGGATCTATGATAGCAGTATTTCCTACAAAATTAATCCCCTTGAGGGCAGTTACATTCGTATTCCACTCTATCCTCAGGTTGGGTTTAATTTCAAATTCGGGCACGTGTACCGAGGGCAACATTATTTGGGGAGTACTTATCTTGGGCGTTGTAAAATCGCCCACCGTGACATTGTCGATCCTGAAACCCGGAATTGTGATTTCGGGCAAGGTGATACCCGGCACGGTGATGGTGGGTGTGGTCAGGGATGGAATGGTCAGCTTCGGGGTGCTAAAGGCGCCGACGCCTGCGCTGTTGAGCGTGAAGCCCGGCACGGTCACCTCGGGCAGTTTCAGGCCCGGCACGGTGATCTCGGGTGTGGTGATCGTGGGCAGATCCAGCTCCGGCACGGTGATCTCGGGTGTGGTCAGGGATGGAATGGTCAGCTTCGGGGTGCTAAAGGCGCCGACGCCTGCGCTGTCCAATTTGAAGCCCGGCACGGTCACCTCGGGCAGTTTCAGGCCCGGCACGGTGATCTCGGGTGTGGTGATCGTGGGCAGATCCAGCTCCGGCACGGTGATGGTGGGTGTGGTCAGGGATGGAACGACCAACTTCGGGGTGCTAAAGGCGCCGACGCCTGCGCTGTCCAATTTGAAGCCCGGCACGGTCACCTCGGGCAGTTTCAGGCCCGGCACGGTGATCTCGGGTGTGGTGATCGTGGGCAGATCCAGCTCCGGCACGGTGATCTCGGGTGTGGTCAGGGATGGAATGGTCAGCTTCGGGGTGCTAAAGGCGCCGACGCCTGCGCTGTCCAATTTGAAGCCCGGCACGGTCACCTCGGGCAGTTTCAGGCCCGGCACGGTGATCTCGGGTGTGGTGATCGTGGGCAGATCCAGCTCCGGCACGGTGATGGTGGGTGTGGTCAGGGATGGAACGACCAACTTAGGGGTGGTAAAGGCGCCGACGCCTGCGCTGTCGAGTGTGAAGCCCGGCACGGTCACCGCGGGCAGTTTCAGGCCCGGCACGGTGATCTCGGGTGTGGTGATCTTGGGCAGATCCAGCTCCGGCACGGTGATGGCGGGTGTGGTCTGGGGCGGAATGACCAACTTGGGGGTGCTAAAGGCGCCGACGAGTGCGCTGTCGAGTGTGAAGCCCGGCACGGTCACCGCGGGCAGTTTCAGGCCCGGCACGGTGATCTCGGGTGTGGTGATCGTGGGCAGATCCAGGCCCGGCACGGTGATGGCGGGTGTGGTCTGGGGCGGAATGACCAACTTGGGGGTGCTAAAGGCGCCGACGAGTGCGCTGTCGAGCGTGAAGCCCGGCACGGTCACCGCGGGCAGTTTCAGGCCCGGCACGGTGATCTCGGGTGTGGTGATCTTGGGCAGATCCAGGCCCGGCACGGTGATGGCGGGTGTGGTCAGGGATGGAACGACCAACTTCGGGGTGCTAAAGCCGCCGACGCCTGCGCTGTCGAGCGTGAAGCCCGGCACCGTCACCTCGGGCAAATCCAGGCCCGGCACGGTGATGGTGGGTGTGGTCAGGGATGGAACGACCAACTTCGGGGTGGTAAACCCGCCGACCAGTGCGCTGTCGAGCGTGAAGCCCGGCACGGTCACCTCGGGCAGATCCAGGCCCGGCACGGTGATGGTGGGTGTGGTCAGGGATGGAACGACCAACTTCGGGGTGGTAAACCCGCCGACCAGCGCGCTGTCCAATTTGAAGCCCGGCACCGTCACAGCCGGTAGATCGAGGCCCGGCACGGTGATCTCGGGTGTGGTGATCTTGGGCAAGTCAATGGCGGGCACAGCCAAGTTCGACGTAGTGATAGTCGGTAAATCCAGAGCCGGGATGTTAATACTAGGTATGTTTACTGGCGGCAAGGTTAGATCTGGCGTGGCCAAGTTAATACGAAGGCCGCCCTGGCCGGTTCCCCTAAACGCGAAACCGTTGTTCATATCGCCGGTGTTAAAAAGGCCCGTGTTGACATTTCCCGAGTTGAAGAACCCGGTGTTTAGATCACCCGTGTTGTAGCTGCCCGTGTTGGAAGAGCCTGAATTGAAACTCCCGGAGTTGAAGTTGCCGACGTTGAAATTACCCGTGTTTGTTTCGCCGATATTCCCGATGCCCGTGTTGAAGGCTCCCGGATTGAAGAAGCCCGTGTTGTAGCTGCCGGAGTTGGCGCCGCCAAAGTTTCCGAGACCGGTATTGAAGAATCCCATGTTTCCGTTGCCGGAGTTTCCGATTCCGACGTTGCCGGTGCCGGAGTTGAAGAAACCGACATTCCCGGCGCCTGAGTTGAACCAACCGAGGTTGGCCGCGCCGGAGTTCAGCCAGCCAAAGCCAACCTGGCCGGTGCCCGAGAGCCCGATACCGATGTTGTTGCTGCCGGTATTCCCGAACCCGAAATTATTGCTGCCGGTGTTCCCGAAGCCCACATTGAAGCTGCCCGCGTTCCCGAAACCCGTGTTATGGCTACCCAGATTGCCGGGGCCGAAGTTGGAGTTACCCAGGTTTCCGAGGCCGAAGTTGTTGCTGCCGAGATTTCCGAGGCCGAGGTTGAAACTGCCGCGGTTTCCACCGCCCAGGTTCCCGACGCCGACGTTTGCGCTGCCCACATCGACAGTCGTTTTGGCAGCAAGGGTCACGGGCACACCGGCCAGCTGACCCGCCACCCCCGCCAGACTCTGCAGCGGCTGGGCAAACGGCTTTAGCGCCGAAACCACGGCCGAAGCCCCCGCGTGATAGGCAGCCATCACGGAGACGTCCTGCGCCCACATGGCCTCATACGCCGCTTCGATCGCAGCGATCGCCGGAGCGTTTTGACCAAACAGGTTCGACATCACCAGCGACACCAGATCAGAACGGTTGGCCGCCACCATGATCGGCTGCACCATCGCCGACCGGACCGCTTCAAACTCGGCCGCCATGGTGCCGACCTGCGTCGCCGTCTGCCGGGCCTGGGCCGCCGTAGTCGCCAGCCAACCCGCATAGGAAGCTGCCGCCGCGGCCATCGCCGCTGACGCCCGGCCCTGCCACGATCCTCCGATCAGCCCCGCCGTCACCGTACCGAAAGATGCTGCGGCCGAACCCAATTCGTCGGCCAACTCGCCCCAGGAGGCCGCGGCGGCCAACAAAGGCTCCGATCCGGCCCCGGCGAAAATCAGCGCTGAATTGATCTCAGGTGGCAATGCCAAAAAACTCATCGGCCAACCTACCCTTCCTCACGCCGCACCAGGCTTGCTCAGGCCGCAGCAGGCCAATGACAAGTCGCGACAGCCCCACAATCGAAGCGATCTTGTTTGGTTCTCGTCGAGCTGATCTGCCCTGCCTGCGAACGACATCCGCAAGTCCAACCACCCCATTCACGTGGAGTGATGGGATATTTTGGGCACCGAAAGTCCGCAGGTCAAGGGCGTGTCGACAAGTTGAGATCTGGCGCCTTGCAGATCTGGCATGGGCGTCTCACTGCGGAAGTCCGACCTGCGACGACAGTGAGAAAATGTGTTATTTTTGTCTCACATTGATACGACATTCCCATGCATTTCAGCGGGAGGACGCGTGACCGGTGCTCGGTGATGATTGGCTGGTCGGCGGCGATCGCCGGGTAGCCGCCGTAGAACGTATCTACGACGCCGCGATCGAGCTCATGAGACACAACGGGATGAACGCGATCGACATCGACGAGTTGGCCGCCCGAGTCCACTGCTCGCGT comes from the Mycobacterium shinjukuense genome and includes:
- a CDS encoding PPE domain-containing protein yields the protein MSFLALPPEINSALIFAGAGSEPLLAAAASWGELADELGSAAASFGTVTAGLIGGSWQGRASAAMAAAAASYAGWLATTAAQARQTATQVGTMAAEFEAVRSAMVQPIMVAANRSDLVSLVMSNLFGQNAPAIAAIEAAYEAMWAQDVSVMAAYHAGASAVVSALKPFAQPLQSLAGVAGQLAGVPVTLAAKTTVDVGSANVGVGNLGGGNRGSFNLGLGNLGSNNFGLGNLGNSNFGPGNLGSHNTGFGNAGSFNVGFGNTGSNNFGFGNTGSNNIGIGLSGTGQVGFGWLNSGAANLGWFNSGAGNVGFFNSGTGNVGIGNSGNGNMGFFNTGLGNFGGANSGSYNTGFFNPGAFNTGIGNIGETNTGNFNVGNFNSGSFNSGSSNTGSYNTGDLNTGFFNSGNVNTGLFNTGDMNNGFAFRGTGQGGLRINLATPDLTLPPVNIPSINIPALDLPTITTSNLAVPAIDLPKITTPEITVPGLDLPAVTVPGFKLDSALVGGFTTPKLVVPSLTTPTITVPGLDLPEVTVPGFTLDSALVGGFTTPKLVVPSLTTPTITVPGLDLPEVTVPGFTLDSAGVGGFSTPKLVVPSLTTPAITVPGLDLPKITTPEITVPGLKLPAVTVPGFTLDSALVGAFSTPKLVIPPQTTPAITVPGLDLPTITTPEITVPGLKLPAVTVPGFTLDSALVGAFSTPKLVIPPQTTPAITVPELDLPKITTPEITVPGLKLPAVTVPGFTLDSAGVGAFTTPKLVVPSLTTPTITVPELDLPTITTPEITVPGLKLPEVTVPGFKLDSAGVGAFSTPKLTIPSLTTPEITVPELDLPTITTPEITVPGLKLPEVTVPGFKLDSAGVGAFSTPKLVVPSLTTPTITVPELDLPTITTPEITVPGLKLPEVTVPGFKLDSAGVGAFSTPKLTIPSLTTPEITVPELDLPTITTPEITVPGLKLPEVTVPGFTLNSAGVGAFSTPKLTIPSLTTPTITVPGITLPEITIPGFRIDNVTVGDFTTPKISTPQIMLPSVHVPEFEIKPNLRIEWNTNVTALKGINFVGNTAIIDPFNGEAFFVLKKISVSPGFFTPNLSIMAITIDGFKIHGFGLPSITLPQIEIPPVTLGAFTISGITTGEFTINSIGVDGFGLPPITLPQVTIPAIELGDFTVPELTIDPVHLGGFTLPGITTDEFTIDPIGVDGFGLPPITLPQVTIPAIELGDFTVPELTIDPVHLGGFTLPGITTDEFTIDPIGVDRFGLPPITLPQVTIPAIELGDFTVPKLTINPVHLGGFTLPGITTDEFTIDPIGVDQFGLPPITLPDITIPAIELGDFAVPKLTINPVHLGGFTIPGITTDEFTIKPIGVDQFGLPPITLPDITIPAIELDDFAVPKLTIDPVHLGGFTIPGATTGQFTINPIGVDQFGLPPITLPQVTIPAIELDDFTVPGLTINPVHLDGFTIPGATTGQFTINPIGVDDFGLPPITLPQVTIPAIELDDFTVPGLTINPVHLDGFTIPGATTGQFTIDPIGVDDFGLPPITLPDITIPPIKLDGFTIPGATTGQFTINPIGVDQFGLPPITLPDITIPPIKLDGFTIPGPPPANSPSTPSGWTNSACHRSPCPTSPSRPSSWAPSPCPGSL